DNA sequence from the Siniperca chuatsi isolate FFG_IHB_CAS linkage group LG3, ASM2008510v1, whole genome shotgun sequence genome:
ACTATGTtacaaatgttataaatagAAACAATATTGTTAACTGTGTAATGTTCCAGGAAACATCCAGACAGTCCCGATTGGTCACATTAGGTCCTGTTTCTCTGTGAAGAATGGGACGCCCAGACAGCCCACCATCTGTGGCCCCTCAAGGGCAGAACTGCGCATCCAGCAGAGTGTCTTTAATAACCCTGCGCATGCCCTGGTGGGCCTGGAGCAGTACTCCCATGTCTGGTAGGTCACATACAGTTGCATTCTTGTATATCTTTCACAGTCCAGTCCATGGTTTTGGGGTtgctatttcccaaaatattagCTAAAAGGGCTGTTGCTGGTTTCTAAGCAAAGTTTTTCATTCTGTATTTGCTGCCAGAATGCAGTGACTCAACTCTACATTGTGATTATCACCTTATTGTTACTTAAGTGTTGTGGGTTCAATATGCAGAATGTGGGGTTTTTAGGTTTTTGAGGTGTGCCTACAAACTCATTTCAACTTTTAGGAGTTACATATACAGTTGATGTCAAGAGTCCACACGAAACTTTTCCAATTTTGTTCTTTAATTGCAAAAAAGTATGAATTAAAACttgttaaaatgcattttcattgaGACATTTGAGTCTAATGCTGACTTTTCCTTGCTTGAATGATATGGTATAATATGGTATTGTGATTGAGGgctgtttaaataaactttatttgacacttttcaaataatttttagtagctttctttttcttctgccCAAAGCAGTACATGTTTTTGGTTGTCTGCCTATCTAGTGCTTGTGGTTTGAGGATGCACCCCCCCCCCGATTTTGCATAAATGGTCCTCTGCCCATTTCATTCTTTATGCATTCACTGTTTATTTCATGTCATCTGTGTATTTTCCTCGTTTGGTCTCTGCAGGataatttttctctttcacaaaAATGGGCACCTGAGTTACAAAGCCAAAGTGAAGCCACCTAGACTCAACGGTCAAAGGATTGGTGTGTACTCGACACGCAGTCCGCACCGACCAAATGCCTTGGGCCTAACTCTAGCTAAACTTGATAAAATTGTGGGTGAGTGTCATTAACAAAATGCGTCTTCAATTGCtaattgtgtgtttggttgttttAACCTCAGCCACAGAAACTTTGCTTGAtagaaacaaatgcatttcTACCTTTTGTTTTCGAGGTGATACAATACATCTGTCAGACATTGACATGATTGCTGGCACCCCAGTCCTGGATGTCAAGCCCTACATCCCAGAGTACGACTCCCCCCACACCAGGATGGGCATGGACTCAGAGCCTTATGATTCAAACACAGACCAACCACAGGCAACTAAAGTGTCACTAAATGAAACAACAGATATATTAAACCTCCATAAAGACTCAGAAACAGATGCTAGGTCAGACCTAAAAAGTGAAAGACCTGAAGATGATAACTTGGGGAGTCTCCTCTCAAGACACACATCTGAAGCTGATATTCCAGTCACAGATTCATCTAGAGTCAGTGCTCAGTTTTCCATCCCCAGAAACCTACACAATGTGCTGGAGGAAGTCGAGGCCTATGTGACCCAAGGTGACCTTTGCCAGCTGAGTTGTGAAAACGAGGATCAAGTTTCACACTCTCCCAAAACCACACCACCAGTGTTGATGGTGGACCGCCCTTGCTATGGAGAGGAGGCTTATAGCACCATTGCTGGCTGGATCAGAGAGCCTCCTGTTGGCAGTCTGGAGGTGCGCTTCACCCCTCATGCTGAGAGGGAGTTAGCGGAATTCCTTCCCACACACTCAGGTAAGccacatttacagtatgcatTATAGTATGATTAAGCCCATTGTCACCCACAGAAAAGggtgatgttgtgttttctccACAAGAGGGTGCTGCTGATGAGTATGCTGAGATGAGTatgaaaacagtaaataaacagttctgccattgaaaaaaacaaaaacttacatGTCACACAGGACCCTCTGAAAGTGACAGACCCAGGTTCAAGTTTCTGTGCAGTCCAGAGGAGGCTGCTGCCGCCATCAGAGGGGTGCTGGCAGCAGACCCACGGTCAGTCTACAGGAGGACACGCTGCAGAGACAAACTCTTCTTCTTTACCCTGGACACGGCTGACATCACCTGCTGGTTTGGACGAGGCTTTGCGGAGGTACTGCAGGTCCGACCTGTCGAGCAACACATTGCCTCAATGTGAGAAACCCTTTCAGTGAAAGGTTCAGAGCTGGAAAGACTTTTAATGTGTgtagagaaacaaaaacagagccgGACAAATGTTCCTCACCACGACATTTCCCGTTAATTTCTCTactgacaaatgtgtttttcagtggtAAGATAGACTTTCTTAAAATTAGACATATGAAAGACGAGGTACATTTACTTTTGTATAGgcagattaaataaaattgattttggaaacaaatactttttcattttttgtccTTGTTTATGTGCTCCATTACTGACAGGAAGCTATAATAGTGCAGAAATGATAAATAATGAACATTTAAGTTAGAAgtcccctccttgaaccgccaccttaacgtggtggaggggtttgagtacccgaatgaccctgggagctatgttgcctggggctgtatgcccctggtagggtcacccatggcaaacaggtccagggtgacgggtcagaccaagagcggttcagaagacccttatggattatttaaaatcaaggccagttacgtcgccggattggcgctaccgggccccaccctggagccaggcctggggtgggtgcccgacggcgaagCGCCTGGTggcgggcacagcccgaaggagcgacgtggggccgtcctcccgtggacccaccacccgcaggaggatccgtaaggggccggtgcagagagatctgggcggcagtcgaaggcaggggccgcgaccagatctccggacacagaaactggctctagggacatggaatgtcacttcgctgggggaaggagcctgagcttgtgcgggaggttgagcgttaccggctagatatagtcggcctcgcctccacgcacagcctgggctctggaacccgtctcctcgagaggggctggacgctccatttctctggcgttgccggcggggagaggcggcgggctggtgtgggcctgctcatagccccacagctcagcagccgtcacgtgttggagtttaccccagcgaacgagagggtcgcgcccctccgcctccgggtggggacaggtctctcactgttgtggcggcctcacgggccgaacagcagtgcagagtaccaggccttcttggagtccctgggaggggtactagacagtgcaccacccggggactccgttgttctactgggggacttcaacgcccacgtgggcaacgacagtgacacctggagaggggtaatcggaaggaacggcccccctgatctgaacccgagcggtgttcagttgttggacttctgtgctagttacagtttgtccataactaacaccatgttcaagcacaagggtgtccatcagtgcaccaggacaccctaggccggaggtcgatgatcgactttgttgtcgtatcatctgacctccggccgcgtgtcttggacactcgggtgaagagaggggcggagctgtcaaccgatcaccacctggtggtgagttggatccgctggcgggggaggaagccggacagacttggcaggcccaagcgtatcgtgagggtctgctgggaacgtctggcggagccctctgtcagcagggtctacaactcacacctccgggagagcttctcccagatcccgggggaggttggggacattgagtccgagtggaccatgttttccacctccattgtcgatgcggcggctcgtagctgtggtcgcaaggtttctggtgcctgtcgcggcggcaatccccgaacacggtggtggacgccggaagta
Encoded proteins:
- the trmo gene encoding tRNA (adenine(37)-N6)-methyltransferase, with product MSPLCGCCGEHINKLTQQVSVMRKEIKNLRQMLDSAVRAHRKHMTSIQSAVSKVGLCEPDKDQTPPPPSPASSQAALEQGNIQTVPIGHIRSCFSVKNGTPRQPTICGPSRAELRIQQSVFNNPAHALVGLEQYSHVWIIFLFHKNGHLSYKAKVKPPRLNGQRIGVYSTRSPHRPNALGLTLAKLDKIVGDTIHLSDIDMIAGTPVLDVKPYIPEYDSPHTRMGMDSEPYDSNTDQPQATKVSLNETTDILNLHKDSETDARSDLKSERPEDDNLGSLLSRHTSEADIPVTDSSRVSAQFSIPRNLHNVLEEVEAYVTQGDLCQLSCENEDQVSHSPKTTPPVLMVDRPCYGEEAYSTIAGWIREPPVGSLEVRFTPHAERELAEFLPTHSGPSESDRPRFKFLCSPEEAAAAIRGVLAADPRSVYRRTRCRDKLFFFTLDTADITCWFGRGFAEVLQVRPVEQHIASM